A single Pseudoxanthomonas sp. DNA region contains:
- a CDS encoding rod shape-determining protein: MFKKLRGMFSNDLSIDLGTANTLIYVRGQGIVLNEPSVVAVRQDRAIGGSRSVAAVGAEAKQMLGRTPGHITTIRPMKDGVIADFTYTEAMLKYFIKKVHKSRFLRPSPRVLVCVPAGSTQVERRAIKESAEEAGARDVYLIEEPMAAAIGAGMPVTEARGSMVIDIGGGTTEVAVISLNGIVYSQSVRIGGDRFDEFITNYVRRNHGMLIGEATAERIKLEIGCAYPQAEVQEMEISGRNLAEGVPKMIKINSNEVLEALHEPLSGIVSAVKLALEQTPPELCADVAERGIVLTGGGALLRDLDRLISEETGLHVQVADDPLTCVARGGGRALELVDMHGNEFFAPE, translated from the coding sequence ATGTTCAAGAAGCTCCGCGGCATGTTCTCCAACGACCTGTCCATCGACCTGGGCACGGCCAACACCCTGATCTACGTGCGCGGGCAGGGGATCGTGCTGAACGAGCCGTCGGTCGTGGCGGTGCGCCAGGACCGTGCCATCGGCGGCTCGCGTTCGGTCGCGGCGGTGGGCGCCGAGGCCAAGCAGATGCTGGGCCGCACGCCGGGCCACATCACCACCATCCGCCCGATGAAGGACGGCGTGATCGCCGACTTCACCTATACCGAGGCGATGCTGAAGTACTTCATCAAGAAGGTGCACAAGTCGCGCTTCCTGCGTCCCAGTCCGCGCGTGCTGGTGTGCGTGCCGGCCGGCAGCACCCAGGTCGAGCGCCGCGCCATCAAGGAATCGGCCGAGGAGGCCGGCGCGCGCGACGTCTACCTGATCGAAGAACCCATGGCGGCCGCGATCGGCGCCGGCATGCCGGTGACCGAGGCGCGCGGCTCGATGGTCATCGACATCGGCGGCGGCACCACCGAGGTGGCGGTGATCTCGCTGAACGGCATCGTCTACTCGCAGTCGGTGCGCATCGGCGGCGACCGCTTCGACGAGTTCATCACCAACTACGTGCGCCGCAACCACGGCATGCTGATCGGCGAAGCCACCGCCGAGCGCATCAAGCTGGAGATCGGTTGCGCCTACCCGCAGGCCGAGGTGCAGGAGATGGAGATCTCCGGCCGCAACCTCGCCGAGGGCGTGCCGAAGATGATCAAGATCAACTCCAACGAAGTGCTGGAGGCCCTGCACGAGCCGCTGTCCGGTATCGTCAGCGCGGTCAAGCTGGCGCTGGAGCAGACCCCGCCGGAGCTGTGCGCCGACGTCGCCGAGCGCGGCATCGTACTGACCGGCGGCGGCGCCCTGCTGCGCGACCTGGACCGCCTGATCAGCGAAGAGACCGGCCTGCACGTGCAGGTGGCCGACGACCCGCTGACCTGCGTGGCCCGCGGTGGCGGCCGTGCGCTGGAGCTGGTCGACATGCACGGCAACGAGTTCTTCGCGCCGGAATGA
- a CDS encoding carbohydrate kinase family protein yields MSALICGSLAYDTIMVFPDQFKNHILPDKVHILNVSFLVPRMRREFGGCAGNIAYNLKLLGGDPVPMATVGQDFGPYREHFVEQGITLDQVKVIDELFTPQAFITTDHDNNQITAFHPGAMMRSYENHVKDVAGVTFGIVSPDGREGMIQNAAEFADAGIPFIFDPGQAMPLFNGEELRHFIELADYVTVNDYESNLLQERTGWSEADIVQRVKAYITTRGPHGSQIHTPEKTFDIPPAHERRVTDPTGCGDAFRAGLIFGIEKGYDWLTIGRMGNLMGALKVEHPGTQNQRFDFDEFNEQFKQQFGYAL; encoded by the coding sequence ATGTCCGCACTGATCTGTGGTTCCCTTGCCTACGACACCATCATGGTGTTCCCGGACCAGTTCAAGAACCACATCCTGCCGGACAAGGTGCACATCCTGAACGTGTCGTTCCTGGTGCCGCGCATGCGCCGCGAGTTCGGCGGCTGCGCCGGCAACATCGCCTACAACCTCAAGCTGCTGGGCGGCGACCCGGTGCCGATGGCGACGGTGGGCCAGGATTTCGGCCCGTACCGCGAGCACTTCGTCGAGCAGGGCATCACGCTGGATCAGGTGAAGGTGATCGACGAACTGTTCACGCCGCAGGCCTTCATCACCACCGACCACGACAACAACCAGATCACCGCCTTCCATCCGGGCGCGATGATGCGCAGCTACGAGAACCACGTGAAGGACGTGGCTGGGGTGACTTTCGGCATCGTCAGCCCGGACGGGCGCGAGGGCATGATCCAGAATGCCGCCGAATTCGCCGACGCCGGCATCCCGTTCATCTTCGACCCGGGCCAGGCCATGCCGCTGTTCAACGGCGAGGAACTGCGCCACTTCATCGAACTGGCCGACTACGTGACCGTCAACGACTACGAGTCCAACCTGCTGCAGGAGCGCACCGGCTGGAGCGAGGCCGACATCGTCCAGCGGGTGAAGGCCTACATCACCACGCGTGGTCCGCACGGTTCGCAGATCCATACGCCCGAGAAGACCTTCGACATCCCGCCGGCGCACGAGCGCCGGGTGACCGACCCGACCGGCTGCGGCGACGCCTTCCGCGCCGGCCTGATCTTCGGCATCGAGAAGGGCTACGACTGGCTCACCATCGGCCGCATGGGCAACCTGATGGGCGCCCTGAAGGTCGAGCATCCGGGGACGCAGAACCAGCGCTTCGACTTCGACGAATTCAACGAACAGTTCAAGCAGCAGTTCGGCTACGCGCTGTAG
- a CDS encoding diguanylate cyclase: MVVQHRQPFSQDVPVSAVATFRQLALQALLIVAVVFIASGLGILTRPEHQLAAFWPTNALLLGLFARRPALASPAGWAAAALGYVAADLLTGSPLFTTLRLTTANLAGVAAGFLVFRRVRHEDRQLQHPLSMLSVLAVSAAAALAAGLAGSLTSSMKLGFLATSGFWFSAELVCYVAILPVVLLAPAPATLGHALRERLVRLRRRPLTVMPLLALLLTILLGVAIGGPGAIAFPVPALLWCALAYRLFTTALVTLLLCVWTLMAIATGVIDLQLQGDGPLPVISLRMGMALLAVAPLTVASVNAARNRLLATLNHAADHDPLTGTLNRAAFLRRGRELAERAQRTGGTVVAMMLDIDHFKSVNDRHGHAAGDAVLVTFATRMREHLREDGLFGRFGGEEFAALLPGLDADAAMRVAERLRHLASEPITLDDGRVLDITVSVGVALSSASMHADALETLLSQADVALYRAKAMGRNRVVS; encoded by the coding sequence ATGGTCGTGCAGCATCGGCAACCTTTTTCGCAAGACGTCCCCGTCTCCGCCGTTGCCACGTTCCGCCAGCTCGCGCTGCAGGCCCTGCTGATCGTCGCGGTGGTCTTCATCGCCAGCGGACTGGGCATCCTGACCCGCCCCGAGCACCAGCTGGCCGCGTTCTGGCCCACCAATGCGCTGCTGCTGGGCCTGTTCGCCCGGCGTCCCGCCCTCGCCTCGCCGGCCGGCTGGGCTGCCGCCGCGCTGGGCTATGTCGCGGCCGACCTGCTGACCGGCAGTCCGCTGTTCACCACGCTGCGCCTGACCACCGCCAACCTGGCGGGCGTGGCGGCCGGCTTTCTGGTGTTCCGCCGGGTGCGCCACGAGGACCGGCAGCTGCAGCATCCGCTGTCGATGCTGTCGGTGCTGGCGGTGTCCGCCGCCGCGGCGCTGGCGGCCGGACTGGCGGGCAGCCTGACCTCGTCGATGAAGCTGGGCTTCCTGGCCACCAGCGGCTTCTGGTTCTCGGCCGAGCTGGTCTGCTATGTCGCCATCCTGCCGGTGGTGTTGCTGGCACCGGCGCCGGCCACGCTGGGGCATGCGCTGCGCGAGCGCCTGGTGCGGCTGCGGCGGCGCCCGCTGACGGTGATGCCGCTGCTGGCGCTGCTGCTGACGATCCTGCTGGGCGTGGCGATCGGCGGCCCGGGCGCCATCGCCTTCCCGGTTCCCGCGCTGTTGTGGTGCGCGCTGGCCTACCGCCTGTTCACCACCGCCCTGGTCACCCTGCTGCTGTGCGTGTGGACGCTGATGGCGATCGCCACCGGCGTGATCGATCTGCAGCTGCAGGGCGATGGCCCGCTGCCGGTGATCTCGCTGCGCATGGGCATGGCGCTGCTGGCGGTGGCGCCGCTGACCGTGGCCAGCGTCAATGCGGCGCGCAACCGGCTGCTGGCCACGCTCAACCACGCCGCCGACCACGACCCGCTGACCGGCACGCTGAACCGCGCCGCCTTCCTGCGGCGCGGTCGCGAACTGGCCGAACGTGCGCAACGCACGGGCGGTACGGTGGTCGCGATGATGCTCGACATCGACCACTTCAAGTCGGTCAACGACCGCCACGGCCATGCGGCCGGCGATGCGGTGCTGGTGACGTTCGCCACCCGCATGCGCGAACACCTGCGCGAGGACGGGCTGTTCGGGCGGTTCGGCGGCGAGGAGTTCGCGGCGCTGTTGCCCGGACTGGACGCCGACGCGGCGATGCGCGTCGCCGAGCGCCTGCGCCACCTGGCCAGCGAACCGATCACGCTCGACGACGGCCGCGTGCTGGACATCACCGTCAGCGTGGGCGTGGCGCTGTCATCCGCGTCGATGCACGCCGATGCGCTGGAGACGTTGCTCAGCCAGGCGGATGTGGCGCTCTATCGCGCCAAGGCGATGGGGCGCAACCGGGTGGTGTCGTAA